From the Senegalimassilia faecalis genome, one window contains:
- the mreC gene encoding rod shape-determining protein MreC: protein MALNFQQQGSALMRRVLLIGLIVASVVMMTVYGREGETGPLHTLQSAVSGAVSPLRIVGGSIESATSTVGDTVDNITADQSTLSGLREYNEQLVQQYSQMEEYKQEAQRLQKLLDLKDTYQIEGTGARVIGRSSEAWSQTVIINKGSDDGVSTGQTVLGTSGVVGQIVSTSSHTATVRLLTDPQSGAAAMVQSSRAEGILRGSLVGLLYLEDLDADAEVNVGDVVVTSGLGGSYARGLIIGTVVKVDAQQGDTSRRAVVSPNDAISTLEDVLVVSSVGASADDDDSSSSSASSASGASSSSTSGSGSSASTGTSSGSNASSSSSGATSSNSSNASASSGNSNNSNGSNNSTNANATSSEGGR, encoded by the coding sequence ATGGCACTCAATTTTCAACAACAAGGCTCGGCGCTTATGCGCCGAGTTCTGCTCATTGGGCTTATCGTCGCATCCGTCGTCATGATGACGGTGTACGGGCGCGAAGGCGAAACCGGCCCGCTGCACACGCTGCAGTCGGCCGTGTCCGGCGCGGTCAGCCCGCTGCGCATCGTGGGCGGCTCCATCGAGTCGGCCACTTCCACGGTCGGCGACACGGTGGACAACATCACGGCCGATCAAAGCACGCTTTCGGGCTTGCGCGAATACAACGAGCAGCTGGTGCAGCAGTATTCCCAAATGGAAGAGTACAAGCAGGAAGCGCAGCGTCTGCAGAAGCTGCTTGACCTGAAAGACACGTACCAGATCGAAGGCACGGGCGCGCGCGTCATCGGGCGCAGCTCCGAGGCCTGGAGCCAGACGGTCATCATCAACAAGGGCTCGGACGACGGCGTTTCCACTGGTCAGACGGTTCTGGGCACGTCGGGCGTTGTAGGGCAGATCGTGTCCACGTCCTCGCACACGGCAACGGTGCGCCTGCTGACCGACCCGCAGTCGGGCGCGGCGGCCATGGTGCAGTCAAGCCGCGCGGAGGGCATCTTGCGCGGCAGCCTGGTGGGCCTTCTGTACCTGGAAGACCTTGACGCCGACGCTGAGGTGAACGTGGGAGACGTCGTTGTCACGTCGGGCCTTGGCGGCAGCTATGCGCGCGGGCTTATCATCGGCACGGTGGTGAAGGTGGACGCGCAGCAGGGCGACACGTCGCGCCGCGCCGTGGTTTCGCCGAACGACGCCATCTCCACGCTTGAGGACGTGCTGGTGGTTTCCAGCGTAGGCGCATCGGCCGATGACGACGATTCCTCGTCCTCTTCCGCCTCAAGCGCGTCGGGCGCAAGCAGCTCGTCGACTTCCGGCTCGGGCAGCTCCGCATCGACCGGCACGTCTTCGGGCTCGAACGCCAGCTCGTCGTCGAGTGGCGCCACTAGCTCGAACTCAAGCAACGCATCCGCATCTTCTGGCAACTCGAACAATTCAAACGGGTCGAACAACTCGACGAACGCGAATGCAACGTCAAGCGAAGGGGGGCGCTAA
- the mreD gene encoding rod shape-determining protein MreD, with protein sequence MAEKNNFVLVIGAIVAFVLQIALAPAIALFSAQPNFLLAYAIVVAIVIPNEAGPVLPFVMGLLYDLTGTGPVGGMALLLVIACFIASRVFSLMDNDTLFMPLAIFVACALLAELAYGMLLMACGLAANPVEALVTRALPCALYDCAVGLVLYFVMVRLLAGGTQDRGLRTPKLR encoded by the coding sequence ATGGCAGAGAAGAACAACTTCGTGCTAGTCATCGGCGCCATCGTGGCCTTCGTGCTGCAGATCGCCCTGGCCCCCGCCATCGCGCTGTTCTCCGCGCAGCCGAACTTTCTTCTGGCGTACGCCATCGTGGTGGCCATCGTTATCCCGAACGAGGCGGGCCCGGTGCTGCCGTTTGTCATGGGCCTGCTGTACGACCTGACGGGCACGGGCCCGGTCGGCGGCATGGCGCTTCTGCTGGTCATCGCATGCTTCATCGCCTCGCGCGTGTTCTCGCTTATGGACAACGACACGCTGTTCATGCCGCTTGCCATTTTCGTGGCCTGCGCGCTTTTGGCCGAGTTGGCCTATGGCATGCTGCTTATGGCGTGCGGCTTGGCGGCAAACCCTGTGGAAGCCCTGGTCACGCGCGCGCTGCCGTGCGCGCTGTACGATTGCGCCGTGGGGCTAGTGCTGTACTTCGTGATGGTGCGCCTTCTGGCGGGCGGTACCCAGGACCGCGGGTTGCGCACGCCGAAGCTTCGCTAA
- the mreB gene encoding rod shape-determining protein → MDFFSGLTGQMSCDMAIDLGTANTLVAIPGEGIVVNEPSVVAIEKSTHRVLAVGHEAKNMINHTPDAFSAEHPLHDGVVADYDVTEAMISAFINKAAPRKYPWQAKPRIVICIPCGATSVEKRAVFEAAVQAGARQAYLIEEPMAAAMGADLPVTEPTGSMVVDIGGGTTEVAVISLGGIVTSSSLRLAGNRMDEAIAMHLRDLLGIKIGERTAEIIKIKIGSILPFEDGRERDMIISGQDVITEQPKEVTIQSEDVRQALIAPCEEMVVHIKETFKKTNPDLASDIIQNGILLTGGGGLLSGLDRYLTDKLEIPVWVSETALTNVVMGCLKVLETPQALKQTLMRSK, encoded by the coding sequence TTGGATTTTTTCTCGGGGCTCACTGGCCAGATGTCGTGTGACATGGCCATTGACCTTGGCACCGCGAATACCCTGGTCGCCATCCCGGGCGAGGGCATTGTGGTCAACGAGCCTTCCGTTGTGGCTATCGAGAAAAGCACGCATCGCGTGTTGGCCGTCGGCCACGAAGCCAAGAACATGATCAACCATACGCCCGACGCATTTTCCGCCGAGCATCCGCTGCATGACGGCGTGGTGGCCGATTACGACGTCACCGAGGCCATGATCAGCGCATTCATCAACAAGGCCGCGCCGCGCAAGTACCCGTGGCAGGCCAAGCCGCGCATCGTCATCTGCATTCCGTGCGGCGCAACCTCCGTGGAGAAGCGCGCCGTGTTCGAAGCGGCCGTGCAGGCGGGCGCGCGCCAAGCATACCTGATCGAGGAACCCATGGCCGCCGCCATGGGCGCCGACCTGCCCGTCACCGAGCCTACCGGCTCCATGGTGGTGGACATCGGCGGCGGCACCACCGAGGTGGCCGTCATCTCGCTTGGCGGCATCGTCACGTCTTCCAGCCTGCGCTTGGCCGGCAACCGCATGGACGAGGCCATCGCCATGCACCTGCGCGACCTTCTGGGCATCAAGATCGGCGAGCGTACGGCCGAGATCATCAAAATCAAAATCGGCTCCATCCTGCCGTTCGAGGACGGCCGCGAACGTGACATGATCATCTCCGGTCAGGACGTCATCACCGAGCAGCCCAAGGAAGTCACCATCCAGTCCGAGGACGTGCGCCAGGCGCTTATCGCCCCGTGCGAGGAAATGGTGGTGCACATCAAGGAAACGTTCAAGAAAACGAACCCTGACCTGGCCTCCGACATCATCCAGAACGGCATCCTGCTTACGGGCGGCGGCGGACTTCTTTCCGGTTTGGACCGCTACCTTACCGACAAGCTGGAAATTCCCGTGTGGGTAAGCGAAACGGCGCTGACGAACGTGGTTATGGGTTGCCTGAAGGTTCTTGAGACCCCGCAGGCGCTCAAGCAGACGCTCATGCGCTCGAAATAG